One Pseudonocardia sp. HH130630-07 genomic window carries:
- a CDS encoding transposase, whose protein sequence is MHTTALDLLAQVDPDRAEQLTADVTIDLDTTDVEVYGRLKQGVVFNHQGQRVARPHVATWADTAVVLAADLGSGRDDPRATSAELFHRALAALPAQARAGRVRVRADAGYFAGQLARAALFVGVEFAIGARRIAPLWRILDGVAADGWTDAIDMTGAQVAVADYCPNWWPAATQLLIRRVRLDLDHGQVSGDPRARRRRTLHPAQRALPLDDLATVAKVDGVFAYSFIVTNLDVSTPAAAAQAEYWYRHRTKVENLFRDTKHGAALRHLPSGHLAVNRAWMWGALLAATTSGWLHHLTARTRDGRLVGHGVRGGQAMIATLRRRLITIPARLVRHARGLTLRLPPGEHLLAEVLARVRALPAPS, encoded by the coding sequence GTGCACACCACCGCGCTGGACCTGCTCGCCCAGGTCGACCCGGACCGGGCCGAGCAGCTGACGGCGGACGTGACGATCGATCTGGACACCACCGATGTCGAGGTTTACGGCCGGCTCAAGCAGGGCGTGGTGTTCAACCACCAAGGCCAGCGGGTCGCCCGCCCGCACGTCGCGACCTGGGCCGACACCGCGGTGGTGCTGGCCGCTGACCTCGGTTCGGGCCGGGATGACCCCCGCGCCACCAGCGCCGAGCTGTTCCACCGGGCGCTGGCCGCGCTCCCCGCGCAGGCGCGGGCGGGGCGAGTCCGCGTGCGTGCGGACGCGGGCTACTTCGCCGGGCAGCTCGCCCGCGCAGCCCTGTTCGTCGGCGTGGAGTTCGCCATCGGCGCCCGACGCATCGCGCCGCTGTGGCGCATCCTCGACGGCGTCGCGGCCGACGGGTGGACCGACGCGATCGACATGACCGGCGCGCAGGTCGCGGTGGCCGACTATTGCCCGAACTGGTGGCCCGCAGCGACCCAGCTGCTGATCCGTCGGGTCCGGCTCGACCTGGACCACGGCCAGGTCTCCGGTGACCCGCGAGCGCGGCGCCGACGCACCCTGCACCCCGCCCAGCGGGCGCTCCCGCTCGACGACCTCGCTACGGTGGCCAAGGTCGACGGGGTGTTCGCCTACTCGTTCATCGTGACCAACCTCGACGTCTCCACACCTGCCGCAGCCGCGCAGGCCGAGTACTGGTACCGCCACCGCACGAAGGTGGAGAACCTGTTCCGCGACACCAAGCACGGCGCCGCGCTGCGCCACCTCCCCTCCGGACACCTCGCGGTGAACCGAGCCTGGATGTGGGGCGCACTCCTGGCCGCCACCACCAGCGGGTGGCTGCACCACCTCACCGCCCGCACCCGCGACGGGCGCCTGGTCGGGCACGGCGTCCGCGGCGGCCAGGCCATGATCGCCACCCTGCGCCGGCGGCTGATCACCATCCCCGCCCGCCTCGTGCGCCACGCCCGCGGCCTCACCCTGCGCCTACCACCCGGCGAGCACCTACTCGCCGAGGTCCTCGCCCGCGTCCGCGCCCTGCCCGCTCCGTCCTGA
- a CDS encoding inositol monophosphatase family protein: MNIDIPDGTHPALAAVARAAMTTFQQARRDHTPAMLSEKVELGADGTPTTRLDLFVDAAVAETATAHRVNLISEEIGVVDNGSATTLVVDPVDGTANAVAGVPLAAFAGVVVLDNEPVESLTTWLDTGRSWHAQVGRPGPWRTSGRRELDGAAVSLLRPHPANESAWLRVSRRAARVRILSSSCLEAALVAQGSTDAFADAGSDTHRIMDIAAAAVLVPAAGGVVIDAYGRPIEIDPDLTRRWSGIVAATSELAHQLAEAVQG; the protein is encoded by the coding sequence ATGAACATCGACATCCCCGACGGCACCCATCCCGCGCTGGCCGCCGTCGCCCGCGCGGCGATGACGACCTTCCAGCAGGCACGCCGCGACCACACCCCCGCGATGCTCTCCGAGAAGGTGGAACTCGGCGCCGACGGCACGCCCACCACCAGGCTCGACCTCTTCGTCGACGCCGCCGTCGCCGAGACGGCCACCGCACACCGGGTGAACCTGATCAGCGAGGAGATCGGCGTCGTCGACAACGGATCGGCGACAACCCTGGTCGTCGATCCGGTGGACGGCACCGCGAACGCCGTCGCGGGGGTACCGCTGGCCGCGTTCGCCGGCGTCGTGGTGCTCGACAACGAGCCGGTCGAGTCCCTGACAACGTGGCTCGACACCGGACGCAGCTGGCACGCACAGGTCGGCCGCCCCGGACCGTGGCGCACCAGCGGCCGCCGGGAACTCGACGGCGCTGCCGTGAGTCTGCTGCGCCCACATCCGGCGAACGAATCCGCGTGGCTGCGCGTTAGCCGACGCGCAGCCAGGGTGCGGATCCTGTCCTCCAGCTGCCTTGAAGCAGCACTCGTGGCGCAGGGATCCACTGACGCCTTCGCCGACGCGGGTTCCGACACCCACCGGATCATGGACATCGCCGCCGCCGCGGTCCTCGTACCCGCGGCGGGCGGCGTCGTGATCGATGCCTACGGCCGCCCGATCGAGATCGATCCCGACCTGACCCGCCGCTGGTCCGGGATCGTCGCCGCCACATCGGAACTGGCACACCAGCTCGCCGAAGCTGTGCAAGGCTGA
- a CDS encoding alpha-D-ribose 1-methylphosphonate 5-triphosphate diphosphatase, giving the protein MNSDTVLANARIVLDKEILRGSVLVRDGAIADISPGPSALGTDLAGDHLLPGVVELHTDHLEHHLHPRPAVRWDGIAAVLAHDAQMAASGATTVFDAVRIGTTPTEETGLAGAAGLLVDALDRAGADGILRVEHAIHLRCEVSAANCMDGFAEFADHPRVRLVSLMDHTPGQRQFTRIEDFARYYTGKGLIAEADIEASATELQELSARHSAHNRQQVAAAASERGLVLASHDDATPEHVAEADALGARIAEFPTTVDAARVAVERGLSTVMGAPNIMLGGSQSGNVAATDLIDQGLLHILSSDYVPSSPLQAVFRLVDDGAISLVDGVRLVSGHPARAAGFDDRGRIALGMRADLVRVQLHAQPGPHDRPSRYRVPVVRGVYRRGTRVA; this is encoded by the coding sequence ATGAACAGCGACACCGTCCTCGCCAACGCCCGGATCGTCCTCGACAAGGAGATCCTACGCGGATCCGTGCTTGTCCGCGACGGCGCGATCGCCGACATCAGCCCCGGCCCGTCCGCACTCGGAACCGACCTCGCGGGAGACCATCTCCTGCCCGGCGTGGTCGAGCTGCACACCGACCACCTCGAACACCACCTCCACCCCCGGCCCGCAGTACGCTGGGACGGCATCGCCGCAGTGCTGGCGCACGACGCCCAGATGGCCGCCTCGGGAGCGACGACCGTGTTCGACGCGGTGCGGATCGGCACCACCCCGACCGAGGAGACCGGCCTCGCGGGCGCCGCCGGCCTGCTGGTCGACGCGCTCGACCGTGCCGGTGCCGACGGGATCCTCCGGGTCGAGCACGCCATCCATCTCCGATGCGAGGTGTCCGCCGCGAACTGCATGGACGGGTTCGCCGAATTCGCCGACCACCCCCGGGTACGGCTGGTGTCGCTCATGGACCACACCCCGGGACAACGCCAGTTCACCCGGATCGAGGACTTCGCCCGTTACTACACCGGGAAAGGCCTGATCGCCGAGGCCGACATTGAGGCCTCGGCGACTGAGCTCCAAGAACTGTCCGCGCGCCATTCCGCCCACAACCGGCAACAGGTCGCCGCCGCCGCATCCGAACGTGGCCTGGTCCTGGCCTCCCACGACGACGCGACACCGGAACACGTGGCCGAGGCCGACGCCCTCGGAGCGCGGATCGCGGAGTTTCCGACCACGGTCGACGCGGCCCGGGTCGCCGTCGAGCGCGGCCTGTCCACGGTCATGGGGGCCCCTAATATCATGCTCGGCGGCAGCCAGTCGGGCAACGTCGCGGCTACCGACCTGATCGACCAAGGCCTGCTGCACATCCTGTCCTCGGACTACGTGCCCTCCAGCCCGCTGCAGGCGGTGTTCCGGCTCGTCGACGACGGCGCCATCAGCCTCGTGGACGGGGTCAGGCTCGTCAGCGGACACCCCGCACGAGCCGCCGGGTTCGACGACCGTGGCCGGATCGCGCTCGGTATGCGCGCCGACCTGGTCCGGGTCCAACTGCACGCGCAACCGGGTCCCCACGACCGACCGAGCCGATACCGGGTCCCCGTCGTGCGCGGTGTCTACCGCCGAGGAACCCGCGTCGCATGA
- the phnL gene encoding phosphonate C-P lyase system protein PhnL, which translates to MTPAASDPVLDVVDVDKSFTMHLQGGRRLPVLTGLSFEARRSECVVLGGPSGVGKSSVLRMVYGNYAVDRGSIVLRGPGTTVDLAHADARAVLAARREAMGYVSQFLRCVPRVGTQQIVAEPLVERGVPIAEARERAAAMLTRLAISQELWDLPPATFSGGEQQRVNIARGFITDLPLLLLDEPTASLDPGNRDAVVELIAEKLAADTAIVGIFHDADVRDSVADRLVHIEHFAPHHEVVPGGADRTPEGHR; encoded by the coding sequence GTGACCCCAGCAGCGTCGGACCCCGTCCTCGACGTCGTCGACGTCGACAAGAGCTTCACCATGCACCTGCAGGGCGGTAGGCGACTACCCGTGCTGACCGGGCTGAGCTTCGAGGCCCGGCGCAGCGAGTGCGTCGTCCTCGGCGGCCCTTCCGGAGTGGGCAAGAGCTCGGTGCTCCGGATGGTATACGGCAACTACGCCGTGGACCGCGGAAGCATCGTCCTGCGTGGCCCCGGCACCACCGTCGACCTCGCCCACGCCGACGCCCGAGCGGTCCTCGCCGCCCGCCGTGAAGCGATGGGCTACGTCAGCCAGTTCCTCCGGTGCGTGCCCCGCGTCGGGACACAGCAGATCGTGGCCGAGCCGCTGGTCGAACGAGGTGTGCCCATCGCGGAGGCCCGCGAGCGGGCCGCGGCGATGCTGACCCGGCTCGCGATCTCGCAGGAGTTGTGGGATCTCCCGCCCGCCACGTTCTCCGGCGGGGAACAGCAACGAGTCAACATCGCGCGAGGGTTCATCACCGACCTCCCGTTGCTGCTGCTCGACGAACCGACCGCCTCGCTCGACCCCGGGAACCGGGACGCGGTCGTCGAACTGATCGCCGAGAAACTCGCGGCTGACACCGCGATCGTCGGCATCTTCCACGACGCCGACGTCCGAGACTCGGTCGCGGATCGTCTGGTTCACATCGAACACTTCGCCCCCCACCACGAGGTCGTCCCCGGCGGGGCCGACCGCACCCCGGAGGGACACAGATGA
- the phnK gene encoding phosphonate C-P lyase system protein PhnK: protein MTADEPLLQVRGVGHRYGDRFACRDVDLDLWPGEVLAVVGESGSGKTTLLATLSGRLRSDEGTVCYRSRDGQTLDLGLLPESAVRRLWRSEWGFVHQDAADGLRMHISAGGNVGEPLMANGWRHYGRIRAEALSWLDRVEIPKDRVDDAPVTFSGGMRQRLQIARNLVVSPRLVFMDEPTSGLDVSVQARLLDLIRSLVAELGLSVMIVTHDLAVARLISHRTVVMKDGRVVESDLTDRVLDDPQAPYTQLLVSSVLQR, encoded by the coding sequence GTGACCGCCGATGAGCCGTTGCTGCAGGTCCGCGGTGTCGGCCACCGCTACGGAGACCGGTTCGCTTGCCGGGACGTGGACCTCGACCTGTGGCCCGGCGAGGTTCTCGCCGTCGTCGGGGAGTCCGGTTCCGGGAAGACGACGCTGCTCGCGACCCTGTCCGGGCGGCTCCGCAGCGACGAGGGAACTGTCTGCTATCGCTCCCGCGACGGGCAGACGCTGGACCTCGGCTTGCTGCCCGAGAGCGCGGTGCGCAGGTTGTGGCGCAGCGAGTGGGGCTTCGTCCACCAGGACGCCGCCGACGGGCTGCGGATGCACATCAGTGCAGGCGGGAACGTGGGCGAGCCACTGATGGCCAACGGCTGGCGCCACTACGGCCGGATCCGGGCGGAAGCCCTGTCCTGGCTCGACCGCGTCGAGATCCCGAAAGACCGGGTCGACGACGCGCCGGTGACGTTCTCCGGCGGTATGCGCCAACGGCTACAGATCGCCCGCAACCTGGTGGTGTCCCCGCGACTGGTCTTCATGGACGAACCGACCAGCGGGCTCGACGTCTCCGTCCAGGCCCGGCTGCTCGATCTCATCCGATCACTGGTCGCTGAGCTGGGGCTCTCGGTCATGATCGTCACCCACGACCTCGCCGTCGCCCGACTGATCTCGCACCGCACCGTCGTCATGAAGGACGGCCGCGTCGTCGAATCCGATCTCACCGACCGGGTGCTCGACGACCCCCAGGCCCCCTACACACAGCTCCTCGTCTCCTCGGTCCTGCAGAGGTGA
- a CDS encoding alpha-D-ribose 1-methylphosphonate 5-phosphate C-P-lyase PhnJ — protein sequence MIRRALLKAVAIPGFQVPFASREVPLPRGWGTGGVQLTASIIGHDDVLKVIDQGADDTTNAVSIRAFFETVSRTRTTTRTTEATVVQTRHRIPETPLAEGQIVVYQVPIPEPLRFLEPRETETRRLHALEEYGLIYVKLYEDIAHYGHVATTYDYPVIVDGRYLMAPSPIPSFDNPKLHRSPALHLYGAGREKRIYAVPPYTDVESLSFDDHPFEPQRFDQSCALCGSAGVYLDEIVTDDAGGAIYACSDSDHCAGERGEEGDR from the coding sequence ATGATCCGCCGCGCCCTGCTCAAAGCGGTCGCGATCCCCGGTTTCCAGGTGCCCTTCGCCTCCCGCGAGGTGCCGCTGCCACGTGGCTGGGGGACGGGCGGGGTGCAGCTCACCGCATCGATCATCGGACACGACGATGTCCTGAAAGTCATCGACCAGGGAGCCGACGACACGACCAACGCCGTGTCGATCCGCGCGTTCTTCGAGACCGTGAGCCGAACCCGGACCACGACCCGCACGACCGAGGCCACCGTCGTCCAGACCCGGCACCGGATCCCGGAGACCCCTCTGGCCGAGGGCCAGATCGTGGTCTACCAGGTACCGATCCCCGAACCGCTGCGCTTCCTCGAGCCCCGCGAGACCGAGACCCGGCGACTGCACGCCCTCGAGGAGTACGGCCTGATCTACGTCAAGCTCTACGAGGACATCGCCCACTACGGACACGTCGCGACGACCTACGACTACCCGGTGATCGTCGACGGGCGCTACCTCATGGCTCCGTCCCCGATCCCGAGCTTCGACAACCCCAAGCTGCATCGCAGCCCCGCCCTGCACCTCTACGGAGCCGGGCGCGAGAAGCGGATCTACGCCGTTCCGCCCTACACCGACGTCGAGAGCCTCAGCTTCGACGACCACCCCTTCGAACCACAGCGTTTCGACCAGTCGTGCGCGCTCTGCGGCTCGGCCGGCGTCTACCTCGACGAGATCGTCACCGACGACGCGGGAGGCGCCATCTACGCCTGCTCGGACAGCGACCACTGCGCCGGCGAGCGCGGCGAGGAGGGAGACCGGTGA
- a CDS encoding carbon-phosphorus lyase complex subunit PhnI, giving the protein MYVAVKGGERAIANAHALLAKVARKAEDGTALDQHAVRRQLPVLLARVMSEGSLHDPDIAAHAIVQAQGDVVEAITLVRTYRTTLPRFGNSLPIDTAELPPQRRISATFKDLPGGQQLGATFDYTHRLLATASEYIATPAETDEAPMPRITELLAAEALLEPDPRSGTGETDPEPGDLTRDPTTFPMTRAERLQGLARSDEGFLLALGYSTQRGFGRNHPFAGEIRTGEVEIEFDAPELGFAVPVGRIEVTECQMINQFTGSAEAPAQFTRGYGLTFGRGERKAMAMSLVDRALRAEELGERSTAPAQDEEFVLSHGDNVEAAGFVEHLKLPHYVDFQAELGLIRQLRREHTTAHRTGEEPSQ; this is encoded by the coding sequence ATGTATGTCGCGGTCAAAGGCGGCGAGCGAGCCATCGCCAACGCCCACGCGCTACTGGCGAAGGTCGCCCGCAAAGCCGAGGACGGCACAGCGCTCGACCAGCACGCGGTACGCCGGCAGCTGCCGGTGCTGCTGGCCAGGGTGATGAGCGAGGGGTCACTCCACGACCCGGACATCGCTGCGCACGCGATCGTGCAGGCCCAGGGCGATGTCGTCGAAGCCATCACCCTGGTGCGTACCTACCGCACGACGTTGCCGCGCTTCGGTAACTCGCTGCCGATCGACACAGCAGAGCTCCCACCCCAGCGGCGCATCTCGGCGACCTTCAAAGACCTGCCGGGCGGCCAGCAGCTCGGAGCGACGTTCGACTACACCCACCGACTCCTCGCGACCGCCTCCGAGTACATCGCGACGCCAGCCGAGACTGACGAGGCCCCGATGCCCCGGATCACCGAGCTTCTCGCTGCCGAGGCGCTCCTCGAACCCGACCCGCGCTCGGGGACCGGCGAGACAGACCCCGAACCGGGCGACCTGACCCGCGACCCCACGACCTTCCCGATGACCCGGGCCGAGCGGCTGCAGGGGCTGGCACGATCCGACGAGGGGTTCCTGCTCGCACTCGGCTATTCAACACAACGCGGATTCGGCCGCAACCACCCGTTCGCCGGCGAGATCAGGACAGGTGAGGTCGAGATCGAGTTCGACGCGCCCGAGCTCGGGTTCGCCGTGCCGGTCGGCCGGATCGAGGTCACCGAATGCCAGATGATCAACCAGTTCACCGGCAGTGCCGAGGCCCCCGCCCAGTTCACCCGAGGCTACGGCCTCACCTTCGGCCGCGGCGAACGCAAGGCGATGGCGATGTCACTGGTCGACCGGGCACTGCGCGCCGAGGAGCTCGGCGAGCGGTCGACCGCTCCCGCGCAGGACGAGGAGTTCGTACTCAGCCACGGCGACAACGTCGAGGCGGCGGGATTCGTCGAACACCTCAAGCTGCCGCACTACGTCGACTTCCAGGCCGAGCTGGGCCTGATCCGGCAGCTGCGCCGGGAACACACGACCGCGCACCGGACCGGCGAGGAGCCCAGCCAGTGA
- the phnH gene encoding phosphonate C-P lyase system protein PhnH, producing MTGGAGTVPGPGFGDPAQDAQRVFRAVLDALARPGRAQPVGALPSPPPPALGNGVTAVALTLFDEDSAVWCAPGLAADPAVMSFLTFHTGMRTALAPAVADFVIAAPDTLPALEEMAPGTDEEPHRSTTVLLDVRGAGIAASPARWAVRGPGIDGMTTVELPWLPAGFVDQWRTNGGLFPRGVDLLVIDDDSVLGLPRTTRLHASTDPQPEG from the coding sequence GTGACCGGCGGAGCCGGCACCGTGCCCGGCCCCGGCTTCGGTGATCCGGCCCAGGACGCGCAGCGTGTGTTCCGCGCGGTGCTCGACGCCCTGGCCCGACCGGGGCGCGCCCAGCCCGTGGGAGCCCTCCCCTCGCCGCCACCTCCCGCTCTCGGCAACGGTGTCACCGCAGTGGCGCTCACCCTGTTCGACGAGGACAGCGCAGTGTGGTGCGCACCCGGGCTCGCCGCGGACCCGGCGGTCATGTCGTTCCTTACCTTCCACACCGGAATGCGCACGGCGCTGGCCCCCGCCGTGGCCGACTTCGTGATCGCCGCACCGGACACCCTCCCCGCCCTCGAGGAGATGGCGCCGGGCACAGACGAGGAGCCGCACCGCTCGACCACCGTGCTGCTCGACGTCCGCGGTGCGGGCATCGCGGCGTCGCCCGCACGGTGGGCCGTGCGCGGCCCCGGGATCGACGGAATGACCACGGTCGAGCTGCCGTGGCTCCCCGCCGGGTTCGTCGACCAGTGGCGCACCAACGGCGGGCTGTTCCCCCGCGGTGTCGACCTGCTCGTGATCGACGACGACAGTGTGCTCGGGCTGCCGCGCACGACCCGCCTGCACGCATCGACCGACCCGCAACCGGAGGGCTGA
- the phnG gene encoding phosphonate C-P lyase system protein PhnG: MSIHLDRRTNRQGGPVATRNQDCEQIAQRRRCMRALAHAPAEDLAAAWDTWQPKPEVEEIRGPQAGLVMVRGRIGGGGDPFNLGEATVSRATVRLHGDAMTGEQIGTGYVLGTELRHAWLAAVFDGLLADDRQRLRVLDTVVDPLTRAQAEHDDLRRGEAAGTKVDFFTVAREHR; the protein is encoded by the coding sequence GTGTCGATTCATCTAGATAGACGTACCAATCGACAGGGAGGTCCGGTGGCGACGAGGAACCAGGATTGCGAGCAGATCGCGCAACGCCGGCGGTGCATGCGCGCGCTCGCCCACGCCCCGGCCGAGGATCTGGCCGCCGCGTGGGACACCTGGCAGCCGAAACCCGAGGTTGAGGAGATCCGCGGGCCGCAGGCCGGGCTCGTCATGGTCCGCGGCCGGATCGGCGGCGGGGGAGACCCGTTCAACCTGGGGGAGGCGACCGTGTCGCGGGCGACCGTGCGTCTGCACGGCGACGCGATGACCGGAGAACAGATCGGCACCGGGTACGTCCTGGGTACCGAACTGCGGCACGCGTGGCTGGCGGCGGTGTTCGACGGTCTCTTGGCCGACGATCGCCAACGCCTCCGCGTACTCGATACCGTTGTCGACCCGCTCACGCGGGCACAGGCCGAGCACGACGATCTCCGCCGTGGTGAGGCCGCCGGCACGAAGGTCGACTTCTTCACCGTCGCCCGGGAGCACCGGTGA
- the phnF gene encoding phosphonate metabolism transcriptional regulator PhnF: MTPQTRSPSGYSTWRLIAEELRSEIVDESLAPGTRLPTERELVERFGVHRHTVRQAVATLATEGLVARRQGSGTFVVERPRLVHRIGLRTRWSDSLGHRADASPGVLLEAGPDPCPPADVVMSLDLHERAALRTEMVRSVDGLALVRTTDWFVAAAVPDFARHYRDVGGSTTAALRAIGIDDYLRVSSTITARLATFAESTDMDLPGGAVVLVVRGLDALPDGTPLRYGISRFRADRVELNVDT, translated from the coding sequence ATGACCCCGCAGACGCGTTCGCCGAGCGGCTACTCCACGTGGCGGCTCATCGCCGAGGAGCTCCGGAGCGAGATCGTCGACGAGTCACTTGCACCCGGTACCCGTCTCCCCACCGAACGTGAGCTCGTCGAGCGGTTCGGCGTGCACCGCCACACGGTGCGACAGGCCGTCGCCACGCTCGCGACCGAGGGTCTCGTCGCGCGACGTCAGGGCAGCGGCACCTTCGTCGTCGAGCGGCCCCGGCTCGTCCACCGGATCGGGCTGCGCACGCGGTGGAGCGACAGCCTCGGGCACCGTGCCGACGCCTCGCCGGGGGTCCTGCTCGAGGCCGGGCCCGACCCCTGTCCCCCCGCCGATGTCGTGATGTCGCTCGATCTTCACGAGCGGGCGGCGCTGCGCACCGAGATGGTCCGGTCCGTGGACGGGCTGGCCCTAGTCCGCACCACGGACTGGTTCGTCGCCGCGGCGGTCCCGGACTTCGCACGGCACTACCGCGACGTCGGGGGGTCGACCACCGCCGCGTTGCGCGCCATAGGGATCGACGACTACCTCCGCGTCTCGAGCACGATCACTGCACGGCTGGCGACGTTCGCGGAGTCGACGGATATGGACCTGCCCGGCGGAGCGGTGGTCCTCGTCGTCCGTGGCCTGGACGCGCTACCGGATGGCACCCCCTTGCGCTATGGGATCTCCCGCTTCCGCGCCGACCGCGTCGAGCTCAACGTCGACACGTGA
- a CDS encoding (2,3-dihydroxybenzoyl)adenylate synthase — MSTGPAPAEVDLLDGAVGWPAELRERYVAEGYWREETLGGLLTAAVRRHGDATAIVAGDERISYTNLDHRADERARALRALGIAPRDRVVVHLPNTAGFVVTLFALLRLGAVPVLTLPAHRHAEIAHLTALSEAVAYVGPDVVEGFDYRRLGLDVAAEVGSLRHVLVDGDPIPGTVALATLPAGSEDPLPRADPGQVAVLLVSGGTTGNPKLIPRTHRDYAYNARASAEVCGLTADDVYLSCLPLAHNFPLACPGLLGTLGVGGQVVLAPVPSPDITLPLVGAERVTVTAMVPPLLRLWVDVVGEHPGGTDLSSLRLVQVGGAKCDETLARRVRPELGAAVQQVFGMAEGLLNYTRLDDPNDLVAVSQGRPLSPADEVRVVNEHGVDVPDGEPGELWTRGPYTLRGYYRAREIDPVAFTPDGFYRSGDVVRRLPGGYLVVEGRIKDVVNRGGENVAATVLEDHVLAHPDVAAAAVLGVPDPNLGEAVCVVLRPVPGVRPPSRRALRSFLSGRGLARFMYPDRVVVREDLPLTAVGKIDKRVLAAELRDGAR, encoded by the coding sequence ATGAGCACCGGACCGGCACCGGCCGAGGTAGATCTGCTCGACGGCGCGGTCGGCTGGCCCGCCGAGCTGCGCGAGCGCTACGTCGCCGAGGGCTACTGGCGCGAGGAGACCCTCGGCGGACTGCTCACGGCGGCGGTCCGGCGCCATGGTGACGCGACCGCGATCGTGGCCGGTGACGAGCGGATCTCCTACACCAACCTCGACCATCGCGCCGACGAGCGCGCCAGGGCCCTGCGTGCGCTGGGCATCGCCCCCCGGGATCGGGTCGTGGTGCACCTGCCCAACACCGCGGGCTTCGTCGTCACGCTGTTCGCGCTGCTGCGGCTCGGCGCGGTCCCGGTGCTCACCCTGCCCGCGCACCGGCACGCCGAGATCGCCCACCTGACCGCGCTGTCGGAGGCCGTCGCCTACGTCGGACCCGACGTCGTCGAGGGCTTCGACTACCGCAGGCTCGGGCTCGACGTCGCCGCCGAGGTCGGCTCGCTGCGCCACGTGCTCGTCGACGGCGACCCGATCCCGGGCACCGTCGCGCTCGCGACACTGCCCGCGGGGTCGGAGGACCCGCTGCCCCGCGCCGACCCCGGCCAGGTCGCGGTCTTGCTCGTCTCCGGCGGCACCACCGGCAATCCGAAGCTGATCCCGCGTACCCACCGCGATTACGCCTACAACGCCCGGGCCAGTGCCGAGGTCTGCGGGCTGACCGCGGACGACGTCTATCTGTCCTGTCTGCCGCTGGCGCACAACTTCCCACTCGCCTGCCCCGGGCTGCTCGGCACACTGGGGGTCGGGGGACAGGTGGTGCTCGCCCCCGTCCCGAGTCCGGACATCACGCTGCCCCTGGTCGGCGCCGAACGCGTCACGGTCACTGCGATGGTGCCGCCGCTGCTGCGGCTCTGGGTGGACGTCGTCGGCGAGCACCCCGGCGGGACCGACCTGTCGTCGCTGCGCCTGGTCCAGGTGGGCGGCGCGAAGTGCGACGAGACCCTCGCCCGACGGGTCCGCCCCGAGCTCGGCGCCGCGGTTCAGCAGGTCTTCGGCATGGCCGAGGGACTGCTCAACTACACCCGGCTCGACGACCCGAACGACCTCGTCGCCGTCAGCCAGGGCCGCCCCCTCAGCCCGGCGGACGAGGTCCGTGTTGTCAACGAGCACGGCGTAGACGTGCCCGACGGCGAGCCCGGCGAGCTGTGGACCCGGGGCCCGTACACCCTGCGGGGCTACTACCGGGCCCGCGAGATCGACCCGGTGGCGTTCACCCCGGACGGCTTCTACCGCAGCGGGGACGTCGTGCGCCGCCTGCCCGGCGGCTACCTGGTGGTCGAGGGCCGCATCAAGGACGTCGTGAACCGAGGCGGGGAGAACGTGGCTGCGACCGTCCTGGAGGACCATGTGCTCGCCCACCCCGACGTCGCGGCGGCCGCGGTGCTCGGGGTCCCCGACCCTAACCTGGGAGAGGCGGTCTGCGTCGTGCTTCGCCCGGTCCCGGGCGTACGACCGCCCTCGCGCCGTGCCCTGCGTAGCTTCCTGTCCGGGCGTGGGCTGGCCCGGTTCATGTACCCGGACCGTGTCGTGGTCCGCGAGGACCTGCCGCTCACAGCGGTGGGAAAGATCGACAAGCGGGTGCTGGCCGCCGAGCTGCGCGATGGTGCCCGATGA